Proteins from a single region of Pseudodesulfovibrio portus:
- a CDS encoding ABC transporter permease: protein MSGRSGFSFRRSCALCLKEARQIMRDPSSLLIAIVLPVGLLFIFGFGISLDTNRLGVGVVMEDHGAEAVRFAAAAAGSPYIRPVFANTLAEVEDDLRLARLRGVIVIPADFTAKVEAGRGGAQIQVLTDGSEPNTANFVSSYAYGLYESWLASRAEANGVSVAQAVTLEPRYWFNPTTISRNYLIPGSISVVMTIIGALLTSLVVAREWERGTMEALLATPVRKSELLLSKTLPYYVLAMTAMTICVLIAIFIMDVPFRGSIPAMFLASSLFLGSSLGLGLLLSTLTRNQFNAAQAALNAAFLPAVLLSGLIFEIASMPAVIQAVTYLIPARYFVKALQTLFQAGDVAAILVPNLLFLVVSGIFWLGLTAIKMRRRLDG, encoded by the coding sequence ATGAGCGGACGCTCCGGCTTTTCCTTCCGCCGTTCCTGCGCCCTGTGCCTCAAGGAGGCGCGGCAGATCATGCGCGACCCGAGCAGCCTGCTCATCGCCATCGTCCTGCCCGTGGGGCTGCTGTTCATTTTCGGTTTCGGCATCTCACTGGATACCAACCGGCTGGGCGTGGGCGTGGTCATGGAGGACCACGGCGCGGAGGCCGTGCGCTTCGCGGCGGCAGCGGCCGGTTCGCCCTATATCCGTCCGGTGTTCGCCAACACCCTGGCCGAGGTCGAGGATGACCTGAGGCTGGCCAGGCTGCGCGGCGTCATCGTCATCCCGGCGGACTTCACGGCCAAAGTGGAGGCGGGCCGGGGCGGTGCGCAGATCCAGGTGCTCACCGACGGGTCGGAGCCGAACACCGCGAATTTCGTTTCGAGCTATGCCTACGGCCTGTACGAGAGCTGGCTTGCCTCGCGGGCCGAGGCCAACGGCGTGTCCGTGGCGCAGGCCGTCACCCTGGAGCCGCGCTACTGGTTCAATCCCACGACCATCAGCCGCAATTACCTGATTCCCGGCTCCATCTCCGTGGTCATGACCATCATCGGGGCGCTGCTCACGTCCCTTGTGGTGGCCCGTGAGTGGGAGCGGGGCACCATGGAGGCGCTGTTGGCGACCCCGGTGCGCAAGTCCGAGCTCCTGCTGTCCAAGACCCTTCCCTATTACGTGCTGGCCATGACGGCCATGACGATCTGCGTGCTGATCGCCATCTTCATCATGGACGTGCCGTTTCGCGGGTCCATCCCGGCCATGTTTCTCGCGTCCAGCCTCTTCCTCGGCAGCTCGCTGGGACTGGGGCTGCTGCTTTCCACATTGACGCGCAACCAGTTCAACGCCGCCCAGGCCGCCCTCAACGCCGCCTTCCTCCCGGCGGTCCTGCTGTCCGGGCTGATCTTCGAGATCGCGTCCATGCCCGCCGTCATCCAGGCCGTGACCTATCTCATCCCGGCCCGCTATTTCGTCAAGGCGCTGCAGACGTTGTTCCAGGCCGGCGACGTGGCGGCCATCCTGGTGCCGAACCTCCTCTTCCTGGTGGTCTCGGGCATCTTCTGGCTCGGGCTCACGGCCATCAAAATGCGCCGCAGGCTGGACGGGTAG
- a CDS encoding ATP-binding cassette domain-containing protein has translation MGELAVRIEGLTHRYPEQNADQRALDAVDIRVRAGIITGLAGPDGAGKTTLMRIMAGLLKPTMGEVEVVGLAPIRDANALHLKVGYMPQKFGLYEDLTVMENLVLYADLRGVVGRERTDQFERLLDFTDLHRFTGRLAGKLSGGMKQKLGLACTLVGKPELLLLDEPGVGVDPISRRDLWGMVQSLAEGGMAVVWATAYLDEAERCDSLCLMSDGHVIFSGEPAEQIERMRGRCVHVRDISGNRRHFLRRALGSAQVVDGVIQGDNVRLVLKEGVERLDRALLAKEPDATVEPVEPRLEDAFIDLVGGGPDGRSVLAETTPEVRIGEGVDRKAVISARELTRRFGDFTATDQVSFDVREGEIFGLLGPNGAGKSTTFRMMCGLLRPTSGDAHVMGIDLKRSAGRARQKLGYMAQKFSLYSNLSVEQNLKFFSGIYGLKGQAQDRKIAQMAESFDLGRYARVTAGELPLGFKQRLALACALMHEPPLLFLDEPTSGVDPVTRREFWMHINALVDKGVTVMVTTHFMDEAEYCDRIGLIYRGRMIAAGPPDELKKQAADADTPDPTFEEAFIELIHRDDEARRKTEAAA, from the coding sequence ATGGGGGAGCTTGCCGTCCGAATCGAGGGGCTGACGCACCGCTATCCCGAGCAGAATGCGGACCAGCGGGCCCTTGATGCCGTGGATATTCGCGTCCGGGCCGGGATAATCACCGGTCTTGCCGGTCCCGACGGCGCGGGCAAGACCACGCTCATGCGGATCATGGCCGGTCTGTTGAAGCCTACCATGGGCGAGGTGGAGGTGGTCGGCCTGGCCCCCATTCGCGACGCCAACGCCCTGCACCTGAAAGTCGGCTACATGCCCCAGAAGTTCGGTCTGTACGAGGACCTGACCGTCATGGAGAACCTGGTCCTTTATGCGGACCTGCGCGGTGTTGTCGGCCGGGAGCGCACGGACCAGTTCGAGCGGTTGCTAGATTTCACGGACCTGCACCGGTTCACGGGTCGGCTGGCCGGGAAGCTGTCCGGCGGCATGAAACAGAAACTGGGGCTGGCCTGCACCCTGGTGGGCAAGCCGGAGCTCCTGCTGCTGGACGAGCCGGGGGTGGGAGTGGACCCCATTTCCCGGCGCGACCTGTGGGGCATGGTGCAGAGTCTGGCCGAGGGCGGTATGGCCGTGGTCTGGGCAACGGCCTATCTGGACGAGGCCGAGCGGTGCGACTCGCTGTGCCTGATGAGCGACGGCCACGTGATCTTTTCCGGGGAACCGGCGGAGCAGATCGAACGCATGCGGGGGCGGTGCGTGCATGTCCGGGATATTTCCGGCAATCGGCGGCATTTTCTCCGCCGCGCCCTCGGCAGCGCCCAGGTGGTGGACGGCGTGATCCAGGGGGACAATGTGCGCCTGGTGCTCAAGGAAGGCGTGGAACGGCTGGATCGGGCCCTGCTGGCAAAGGAGCCGGACGCCACGGTGGAGCCTGTGGAGCCCCGGCTGGAGGACGCCTTTATCGATCTCGTGGGCGGTGGCCCGGACGGACGGTCCGTGCTGGCCGAGACCACCCCGGAAGTGCGCATCGGCGAGGGCGTGGACAGGAAGGCGGTCATCAGCGCCCGTGAACTGACGCGCAGGTTCGGCGACTTCACGGCCACGGACCAGGTGAGCTTCGACGTGCGCGAGGGCGAAATCTTCGGGCTCCTCGGTCCCAATGGCGCGGGCAAGTCCACCACCTTCCGCATGATGTGCGGGCTGCTCAGGCCGACCTCGGGAGATGCCCACGTCATGGGCATCGATCTCAAGCGCAGTGCCGGGCGGGCGCGTCAGAAACTCGGCTACATGGCGCAGAAGTTTTCCCTCTACTCCAACCTCAGCGTTGAGCAGAATCTCAAGTTCTTCTCCGGCATCTACGGGCTGAAGGGGCAGGCGCAGGACAGAAAGATCGCCCAGATGGCCGAGAGCTTCGACCTTGGCCGCTACGCCCGCGTCACGGCGGGAGAGCTGCCGCTCGGGTTCAAGCAGCGCCTCGCGCTGGCCTGCGCGTTGATGCACGAGCCGCCGCTGCTGTTCCTGGACGAGCCCACCTCGGGAGTGGACCCGGTGACCCGGCGGGAGTTCTGGATGCACATCAACGCCCTGGTGGACAAGGGCGTCACCGTGATGGTCACCACCCATTTCATGGACGAGGCAGAGTATTGCGACCGCATCGGGCTCATCTATCGCGGGCGCATGATCGCCGCCGGGCCGCCGGACGAGCTGAAGAAGCAGGCGGCGGACGCGGACACGCCCGACCCGACCTTCGAGGAGGCCTTCATCGAGCTGATCCATCGTGACGACGAGGCCCGGCGCAAGACGGAGGCGGCGGCATGA